The sequence below is a genomic window from Ciona intestinalis chromosome 1, KH, whole genome shotgun sequence.
CGGTAAAGAATAtacattttgacaaaaaaggATCTGTGTATTAATGCACTTGTCGGTTTGACATAAACGTGCCCTCAAAACGGTTCATTGTAAAGTTTGAAAGAATTTCTTTTTTGggcttttgttttttcatcgtgctccaatctttggatcaatctTCTTTAAAGCCGACTTCCTccattgtacgggttgtgtccttacgcacacttttttTCGATTAGAACTTTAGCATGTACATGTATTGTCCGTaaggtgtaacggtcacgccttttatattcaaaaacattatttctttctttgttATTAATACGCGTTTTTTAACATCTATTTTTAGCGTGGCTATCTGTCTTTTCTCTTTTAGAAACTCATCAGTTATCGATATTGTGATTGGAGagatgaaataaatttcattgatTTAtacaaagagattaaaaccaatctctttggattggttttaatctctttggatttatatgaccacttacgtgctcaaaaaagagaaaaacaaaagtgtcTATGTTTCGCGCCTTTTCGATTAGTGGGATTCCCCGAATTTAAAGCTAACCAAAGTTTTAAGAAATACGAAAAAGTAATTAACTATACTTTGATCTAACAAGTTATGTCAGCGTAAATTTTTATCTCctgaacttttttatattgtggcGACAGCCAAGGTTTCACTAATNNNNNNNNNNNNNNNNNNNNNNNNNNNNNNNNNNNNNNNNNNNNNNNNNNCAGTCATATTTGTCCTATACGTCTTTACAATAatgaaaaagaataaacaatacCCAACCGTAAGGATTAAGTGATTGGTGAAGAatattgagtgattggtaaagaatatacattttgacaaaaaaggATCTGTGTATTAATGCACGTTTATGTCAAACCGACAAGTGcattaatatacaaaaaaggATCTGTGTATTAATGCACTTGTCGGTTTGACATAAACGTGCCCTCAAAACGGTACATTGTAAAGTTTGAAAGAATTTCTTTTTTGggcttttgttttttcatcgtgctccaatctttggatcaatctTCTTTAAAGCCGACTTCCTccattgtacgggttgtgtccttacgcacacttttttCAATTAGAACTTTAGCATGTACATGTATTGTCCTTaaggtgtaacggtcacgccttttatattcaaaaacattatttctttctttgttATTAATACGCGTTTTTTAACATCTATTTTTTAGCGTGGCTATCTGTCTTTTCTCTTTTAGAAACTCATCAGTTATCGATATTGTGATTGGAGagatgaaataaatttcattgatTTAtacaaagagattaaaaccaatctctttggattggttttaatctctttggatttatatgaccacttacgtgctcaaaaaagagaaaaacaaaagtgtcTATGTTTCGCGCCTTTTCGATTAGTGGGATTCCCCGAATTTAAAGCTAACCAAAGTTTTAAGAAATACGAAAAAGTAATTAACTATACTTTGATCTAACAAGTTATGTCAGCGTAAATTTTTATCTCctgaacttttttatattgtggcGACAGCCAAGGTTTCACTAATCTTCAACTGTTaagtacaaaaaaaacgaTGACAAGCAACGCGTTTTCGTTGTTCGATAAAAAGCAGTTAAAGTCAaaaatacacctcatgtcatGGTCTCCAAAAAGAGATCTTATTGCCATGGCAACAGATATTGGTGAATTACTTTTATACAGACTCTCTGCACTTGAACGAGCGTGGGTCCTACCCCCACATAGCAGTGGTACACTCATCAACACTATTTGCTGGAGACCAGATGGAAATGGTATGCTATGGTTTGAGATATTGTAATTTTTGGTGAAGAATTCcaaccttatttgctaacccctaactacttacccctataaccactaacccctaactattAACCCCAaatactaacccctataaccaccaACTCCTAACTATTAACCCCCAACTATTAACCCCttactactaacccctataaccaccaAACCCttactactaacccctataaccaccaACCCCTAACTATTAACCCCTAACTATANNNNNNNNNNNNNNNNNNNNNNNNNNNNNNNNNNNNNNNNNNNNNNNNNNNNNNNNNNNNNNNNNNNNNNNNNNNNNNNNNNNNNNNNNNNNNNNNNNNNNNNNNNNNNNNNNNNNNNNNNNNNNNNNNNNNNNNNNNNNNNNNNNNNNNNNNNNNNNNNNNNNNNNNNNNNNNNNNNNNNNNNNNNNNNNNNNNNNNNNNNNNNNNNNNNNNNNNNNNNNNNNNNNNNNNNNNNNNNNNNNNNNNNNNNNNNNNNNNNNNNNNNNNNNNNNNNNNNNNNNNNNNNNNNNNNNNNNNNNNNNNNNNNNNNNNNNNNNNNNNNNNNNNNNNNNNNNNNNNNNNNNNNNNNNNNNNNNNNNNNNNNNNNNNNNNNNNNNNNNNNNNNNNNNNNNNNNNNNNNNNNNNNNNNNNNNNNNNNNNNNNNNNNNNNNNNNNNNNNNNNNNNNNNNNNNNNNNNNNNNNNNNNNNNNNNNNNNNNNNNNNNNNNNNNNNNNNNNNNNNNNNNNNNNNNNNNNNNNNNNNNNNNNNNNNNNNNNNNNNNNNNNNNNNNNNNNNNNNNNNNNNNNNNNNNNNNNNNNNNNNNNNNNNNNNNNNNNNNNNNNNNNNNNNNNNNNNNNNNNNNNNNNNNNNNNNNNNNNNNNNNNNNNNNNNNNNNNNNNNNNNNNNNNNNNNNNNNNNNNNNNGCTAGGGAAACAAGGTCTGGCTCCATGTGGCCACACAGATCACAGTTCGAATGTTTATCAAATTCTTTAgctactaaaaaaatacaacctTGGACGTGTGCTATTGGTTAGATCACCATTGAAATTAAAGTCGATTAGCcatgatatttaaaatgaaatgcATTGCTAATGCAGTACTCCGTGACATAATCTCCAACATAAAAAAGCACcagtttttaagtttaattgcTGATGAAACAACTGATATTGCCTGGAACGAACAAGTCAGTATTTGTGTTCGGTACGTGGATGATCAATTTGTGGCACGAGAAAAGTTTCTTGGTTTTGCAAGAAGACGGAGAAAACAGATACTACGACTTTGGTCCAGATATTACAATTCAGTTTATGTTTGTTGAAACTTGATATGAAAAACTGGCGGTTAGTCCTACCATGGGGCAGCAAATATGAGCTGCTGATTAAATGGTGTCCAGCAAAAATTTCGAGAAATGTATCCTTCAATGCTTGTTGTGCTGGACACCAACTCAATCTGATTGTGCAGGAGATGTTTTCCTTAACAAGTGAGGGATATTCTGCCATGAATGTTCCCACGTCCGTCACCACCTTTATTCGCTTGTCTACAAAAAGGTTAAGCTTCTTAAACGAgttcaatatatttattcagtCTGCCCCTACTAAATCAATTCGTCCACTTTCTTTAACAAGATGGGTTCTTTTCCAGCTATTGACGCATTTCTTAAccagtataaaaatattttaaactgtttagcTGCTTTTTGTATCAACGATGAAGACAGATCGAGATGCAGTTACGCACAGTCATACCTTAATTCAATGGAAAAATTGTCCACCTACTTCATGCTTTGATGCTTACATTTTTTACTGCAACATTTGCATACTGCGAACACTGCAGTACAGACAAGAGAGTTCACTGTTGGGCGCTACCGAAAACCTCTGCAGGCTATTTAATTATATTCTCGGAAAAAAAAGCAGATCAGAAGTTTGCCAACAATTCTTTTTAGAATGCACGTCCTATTCTTCGGCAATTGGTATCAACCTTTCCTCTGTGCCACGTGGGGTATGGAGTTTAAGGATAACGAAGGTAGGTAATACGGAAGAAAGCGTTCAAATGTATTATCAAAGCTTGTTCACGCAGCTTCTGACAGACACTCAGTCATCTTTGCTTAAAAGGTATCTGGTTAAAGATCTGAAAGGTGTTGCAAGCATTgagcaaattttttttgcacaaaTCGTACATGGTCCTTTTATAACAGCTGCAGAAAAGCTATATACCCTGTACCCCACCGAAAAACTTATCAATAAAGAACTGACGTTCGAAGTACGTCATTGGCTATAATATCGGCATGCCAAACGTCTTGATATTGATAACCTTGATGATATGGCTGCGGTATTTAGAAATAATCCAACTTTAACAGGTTTGCTGCTATCCTTGAACACGTTTCTTCGCCTGTATCTTACCCTTCCCTGCACTACATGTGAAGCTGAATGCTCATTCAGGTGTCTGCAAAGGTTAAAAACTTACTTAAGAGAAATGTAtcagttaatattttaaattttatacaattgTAGGTATGCCCactttagatttgttttttagtGCATTTTTCGCTTTAATTTTGAGTTTGTATGGTTTTCGtatttttctattgttttttttattatttccagCACATTCTCATGTGCCTAACACTTCTTtcttgatgttttattttctaaatttacaGGAAAAATCTCTACCTGTCAAAATAACAGACTTGTGTTTAACTCCTAATTTCAAAGAGGTTATTTTCACTATTTCACTTGAAAACAAACCAACATCAGCCTCTTGCATTGCTCAAGTGGtgagtaaataaatgaataaatgtaacttaatttatcctcacatggtcgagaaacaacagtcattgtatcacgggtgttctgttccatacaccttgtcccagattacaagttaacaagtatgttactttgtgggcaaTTCTTTTATGGGCAACTGCAACTGCCAtcagtgtcttgtccaaggacacatgcacccgcaatggtagcagcgaaaaGCTATTTACTttcaaagtaacataattgGTCACTAGTAAGCtgacataaggtgtatgaaataaaacacctgtgttataactgctGTTTTGGGGCTGTGTGAGAAtacagtaagttacattcaaatcCATTCTTAATAAATCTTAATGCTGTTCGTTCAGGTTAAAATCCCATCCAAgtatcatgacatcacaatgtggGATCACGCAGCACAAACAGCTTGTCATCTCACGACAACATTATCATATATGAGCAATGTGTTGGAATGCATGAACGAATCATGTGATACCGTTATCCAGGTAGATGACAACTTCATCCTATTTAAAGATATgctaaagttaattttatatttatcaataaTATATTGGtgggtataaaaacgtagtgtatttacAACGCTTTGTCTGCCATACGGCGAAATATTATcagagatttttttatatacataccAGATAGGGCaccaatatattatttatactatgcctggtagcagaagtaacagaatatttatatttatcgtTACAAATCTTCGGTTTTTGTGATTTGATTTATGTTACTATCTGTAACTTTAATAAGATGGATGAGGTTGGTGTATTGTCATCAGCTTCTTGCAGTGGTTGACAAACGTGATTTTAATATGGGTCTTATGCATTTCCCCTATTTGATAGTCTTAAATAGGGCATATATGCGCCGCATGTGCAGCAGCGTCTCGGCGCACGCGCAATAGCACCGGTTCAAATATATCAAacgaaacaaatatattactaaCCCCACAgggcacaaaaaaaaattggtcgTATATTCATTTTACTACTTTTTACCGAAAACACCCCGATTTTTTCCTTGATTGCCATTTCTTATTACACTCAACGCTCCCAAACTGCCCAGTTCGTAGCCAACGCCCCCTTCATGGTCGCAAATGCCCCTAGATGACCCCcactttgggaaccactggcTTAGGttaataaatactttatttatttgtttttcataGGAAATGGAAACAAAACTAACATGTTATcttataaacaaaccaatatCTGGTACAATTGGAGACGAACttcttcattttttactttggGGAAAATCAAGGTGAGTCAGATAACAGTATGTAATAAtttatagttgggtgggggagactagacacctttagcacataatattaaaaaaccctgataagttttaaacaattaacaacagttcatgggagttgtgaggatacagctttataattgttagaatgttctttatttgctttaaagtgagatgagaaaatagaataaaaaggtgttccatcttcctcaccctactgaATAATTTGCACACTAACTTTAAGTgcagaaacaaacaaaaatcaatccaatttatgattgttttaatatcaCATATTTTACCTTAAAACTGGCATTGTGAGTTtatgtagaaaaaaaacaataaaaagattttgcaACATAACGTATCTTCTGTTTTTCGTGAAAATGTATATCTGTTTGAAATTTATTAGCtggatttgatttttgtttgatgTGGATACAGTCAGTAACACTATaattttattagtttagtgtgttaaaatttttggtttagattttttgttattaatgttttcttttttacccAAGTGATGTGATACGTGACTTTCTCATGAAATGTATCACGGAAAAAGGAGTCGTGAAACTGAAGAAGTTTGTTGAGTCATCATACACCTACATGCTCCAATTATTACTCATCAATTTTCAGATGGCAGCAGATGCAATTTATTATCATGTTGTTGAAATAAAAGCAAGTattataaaccttttttaactacataatttataacatacctataatagggtggggaagatgggacaccttttcattctattttctggccTATTtagtaggaaacaaagaaaattaaataaataatatagatcgttggtaattgtttaaaacactttcaggatttttagatattatgttctaaaagtgtcccgtcttccccctcagtactatatttaataaaatgaccGTTCAACTTTATACATActtttgctatttttatttcacagtATATTTTATCATCTTATAAATAATGGTActtgcttggtttttaaatttctaaaaaaattccgaaaaaagttttagttaaaatcCGTGTTAATTTTTCTTGCACCagtttacataattataattatacacAATTATTTAACTGTCGAATaaattttgtgattttttgaACATAGGGTATGGAGAAGCCTGCTGTTATTGGAggaataaatttgtttgacTTTAACTTGGTTCAAGAAGCATTAGAGTCTGCgggttcatttattttaaaagcgaGAGAGTTACAACAGTAAGTGAGATATTTACAATGAGTTACTTGTTATATAGTTGTGTGaaggaaaatgggacacctttttgttaattttctggtcctatttggtagtaaacaaagaacattcaaagaattataaaaccgtatcctcattactcccatagaccgttgttaattgtttaaaacaccatcaggatgtttggatattatgtgctgaaggtatCTCGTCTTtctccaccttactatacacTTTTCATCAAATAAGCTGCTTCTGGCTGTTTTAAAAGCacataaaacattcaaacCAGCACTTCTTAACCTTTTTTTcagcaaccatattttaagcttgttttgtttaaacttcattcattcaatcttttttttattaacacaataaatatttccacCCTCAGTGTTGTGGAACGCAGTCAGAAAAATTTCTTGGCATTTTTTCGTTTCCTTCATTATTCGTGGCTTAAAGTTCAAGATGAACCGGTTGATGAAAGCAGCCAGGTACATCACTGTTTCTTCGTCTGGTCAAGGTTTTCTGATTTTCAACTTGTTCCAGAATGTTTGATAACATGATTTCTGAATTGTAGAAAACGCTTCTTGGTATCATTTTCagataatattattatattgtggCGGCCCGCCACGTGTGTGTGCGCCGACGCATACACTAGTGCCTTTTTCTCACGTTTATCTTCCGTATAAATACTGCGTCTCGTGTTCATTCGCCCtcttagtttaccgctcgcaatacAACATCCTGCAACCGCTACAATATGTTAaggttttttttcatttttttactttttaaaagtatGTTATGGCAAGTGCTTCAGGTGTAAAAGAAATACTTAtcctttttttcaaataaagttGACTTTTTCCTAATGGGGTGTGAACTTCTtcgatttaatattttaaaaatttctttgAAAAATTTGGTTTCTCTTTTAATGttctcttttaaattttttttgaaaaaatgttgcatttttaaaaaactttaatttgaaCGCTAGATGTCTTCACAAGAACTTGAGTTCGTTGCGGATTTTATCACAGATTCCCTCATCCATGAACATGAACAATTAAAAGCATCAGGGAAGGAAAAACATTTCAACTTTGATAAAGTTTGTAAGTTTATAGTGCTTCAATATCTTCGCATCTattaccaggcataatgtaaataatcttttaatggttcatctggtatgaaaaaaagggctgggttcaaggctctttgctgctaccattgttggcgtatgtgtccttgggcaagacagttaaaggcaattgctccaacccagtggtcactgatttgttgtccaaattatcagccaaagccaaacataaaaaatctcccaaaaaagttacatatcaAGTTCACTACTATAACTTATGTAAACACTTAATGGACAGCTGTCATAGACTTACAACTTTCTGTCGCATTTAGATATCACAGTGCTCTagaaaagtggttagcacgcccgCCTCTAAcacagaggttatgggtttaaggcttgcTCCTTCTACCATTGTGTGTGTATGTGACCTTGGCCAAAATACTTAATGACAATAGcttccagtggtcactaatgggttgtcttaaCTCttaattatcagccacacattaaaataaatgaaaaagttcCCCCAAAAAACTACCACAAAGTAACTTGTAAtctggca
It includes:
- the LOC100186302 gene encoding anaphase-promoting complex subunit 4 isoform X2 produces the protein MLIQEKSLPVKITDLCLTPNFKEVIFTISLENKPTSASCIAQVVKIPSKYHDITMWDHAAQTACHLTTTLSYMSNVLECMNESCDTVIQEMETKLTCYLINKPISGTIGDELLHFLLWGKSSDVIRDFLMKCITEKGVVKLKKFVESSYTYMLQLLLINFQMAADAIYYHVVEIKGMEKPAVIGGINLFDFNLVQEALESAGSFILKARELQHVVERSQKNFLAFFRFLHYSWLKVQDEPVDESSQMSSQELEFVADFITDSLIHEHEQLKASGKEKHFNFDKVYQYFQDAPLTSCLETEKNSWHHLVESTSTLSDNPLIIKQRPNASFRQLFLELRKKLQTLLNFPSLTLNEKNIQQKVEISSCLKPFPQQSCIWHKQAKTDVSTYILSTLSKPPHQKISFVKINPGRCRQIHLQFSESLPQLAKTDSHYTISDFAFYDEKFVTFLLATDSRCSILAQISFLDLISEVDERECDPDGGSTASMEYVDVSKYVAHYSTIEGMHAIKVASSGTRKVACLLGSDLRVIRTYEMEPSNDDYPDTDVSMNTG
- the LOC100186302 gene encoding anaphase-promoting complex subunit 4 isoform X1; this translates as MLIQVSAKEKSLPVKITDLCLTPNFKEVIFTISLENKPTSASCIAQVVKIPSKYHDITMWDHAAQTACHLTTTLSYMSNVLECMNESCDTVIQEMETKLTCYLINKPISGTIGDELLHFLLWGKSSDVIRDFLMKCITEKGVVKLKKFVESSYTYMLQLLLINFQMAADAIYYHVVEIKGMEKPAVIGGINLFDFNLVQEALESAGSFILKARELQHVVERSQKNFLAFFRFLHYSWLKVQDEPVDESSQMSSQELEFVADFITDSLIHEHEQLKASGKEKHFNFDKVYQYFQDAPLTSCLETEKNSWHHLVESTSTLSDNPLIIKQRPNASFRQLFLELRKKLQTLLNFPSLTLNEKNIQQKVEISSCLKPFPQQSCIWHKQAKTDVSTYILSTLSKPPHQKISFVKINPGRCRQIHLQFSESLPQLAKTDSHYTISDFAFYDEKFVTFLLATDSRCSILAQISFLDLISEVDERECDPDGGSTASMEYVDVSKYVAHYSTIEGMHAIKVASSGTRKVACLLGSDLRVIRTYEMEPSNDDYPDTDVSMNTG